The DNA window GGAATAGTAGCCGGCGGAGTAGCCTGAGATGATGTGGGAGAAGTAGGTGGAGCGGTAACGCGGCTGGATCTCGGGAATCAAACCGATCTCATCCAGGACCTTTTTTTCAAAGGCGTTGACCTCGATGTCTTCAACACTTGTCAGGCCGTGCCATTTCTGGTCCAGGATGGCGGCCGCCAGGTATTCCACGGTCTCGAACCCCTGGTTGAAGAGGCTGCTTTTGCGGATCTTTTCCACCAGTTCGTCCGGGATGACCTCTCCGGTCTTGTAGTGTCGGGCGTAAACCGCCAGCAGTTCCGGTTCCAGCGCCCAGTTTTCCATGATCTGCGAGGGGAGTTCAACGGCGTCGCGGGGGATATGGCGGGTCTGGTAACGTCCGTCCGAGAACAGGGTGTTCAGGGCGTGGCCGAATTCGTGGAAAAAAGTCGTGACTTCGTCAATACTCAGCAGGGAAGGAGTCTCGCCGGCGGGGCGGGTGAAATTGCCGGTAACCGTGGAGAGCGGCGAGATCTTTTTACCGTCGCGGGTCCAGCCGTCGCGGAAACCGCCGCTCCAGGCGCCGCCGCGCTTGGATGCGCGGGGATGGAAGTCGAAGTAGACGATTCCCAGGTGGCTGCCGTCAGCTTCCTTTACCTCGTACACCTGTACCTCTTTGTTGTAGACCTGGATGTCCGTGCGGGGTTCGAAGGTCAGGCCGTACAACTGGTTGCACAAATGGAAGATTCCCTTTTTTACGTTTTCCAATTCAAAGTAGGGGCGCAACTCGGCATCATCCAGCTCGAATTTTTCCCGGCGCAGCTTTTCCGCGTAATACCACCAGTCCCAGGACTGGAGTTTGAAATCACCGCCTTCGCGGTCGATGATGGCCTGCATCTCGGCGGCCTCCGCCTTGGCGCGTTTAAGCGCGGGTTTCCACAGCTGCATCAGGAATTCGTCCACCCGCTGGGGAGTTCCGGCCATGCGGTTTTCCAGGTAGAAGTGGGCGGGGGTTTCATAACCCAGCATCCCGGTGCGCTCGATGCGCAGTTGCATGATCTCTTTGAGCACGGCCTTGTTGTCGTGATCATTGTCGCGGTCTCCGCGCATGAAGTAGGCGCGATAGAGCTTTTCCCGCAGGGGGCGGTTTTTGGAGTATTGCAGGAACGGGTACATGCTGGCCCTTTGAGTGGTATAAACCCATTTGCCGGGCATCTCGTATTCTTCGGCCGCCTCTTTGCCCATGGTAACCACACTTTCAGGCAACCCGGCCAGGTCCGCCTCATCTTCGATAACGATATGGGAACTGTTGGTTTCCTTCAGCAGGTTTTCATTGAATTGCAGCCCCAGCAGCGAAAGCCGCTGGTTGATTTCGCGCATGCGCGTTTTCTGCTCATCATTCAGTAAAGCGCCGCTGCGCACGAAATCCTTATGGGTGTGTTCCAGCATGTAGGCCTGTTCGGCATCCAGGCCCAATTCGTCCCCCTGATCGTGCAGGGCCTTGACCCGGGCAAACAGTTTTTCATTCAGGGAGATGTTGTCGCTGTGGGCGGATAGTTTGGGCGCGATCTCCTTGGCCGCGGCCTGGAGTTCCGGGGAGGTGTCCGCGCTCATGAGGCTGTAAAAAACACTCGCCACGCGTTCCAGGGACTCACCGGTGCGGTCCAGGGCCTGCATGGTGTTGATAAAAGTGGGGGCCTCCGTGTTCTGAATGATGGCATCCACTTCCGCCTGGTCAAGCTTGATGGCTTTCTCGACCGCGGGAACGTAATGATCGACCTTGATGCGGTCAAATGCCGGGGTCTCGAAAGGAGTCCCGTGGTCGGTAAAGAAGGGATTCTCCGTTTCCTGCGGTTTTTCTTCCGAGGACGAACATCCAGGCATGGTTGCAAACAAAAACAACAATGCCGTGGCACAAAAAACAATCCAGATGATTTTACTCAATGCAAACCTCCTCAAAAAATTGGCCGATCCGCCTGAGTGGCGGAGGCACTCATGATATAGCAGATCCGCAACGGAAATGAAAGCGTCCGGGGTGTCAAGGAGCGGGAAAATCGCGTTCGCCAAAGGCATCGGCATGGTAAAACGCGTAAAAGAAACGGTTGCGCAGAATGTTCTTGACATAATTGCGGGTCTCGCTGAAAGGGATCATCTCGATGAACTGTTCCTCGGAAACGTCGCCGAACTGCCGCAACCAACGGTCCGCGCGGTGATCGCCGGCGTTGTAGGCCGCCAGCGCGAGGTAGATGCGGTTGTCGTATTTATCCAGCAACTGACGCAGGTATCGCGTGCCCCAGCGGATGTTGATTGCCGGTTGGACCAGTTCCCGGCGCAGCCGCGAGGTCAGGCGTTTGCCGCTGATGTGGGCATAGGTGCTGGGCAACATCTGCATCAGACCAAAGGCATTGGATTGAGAGCGGCTGTCGGGCCGAAACATGCTTTCTTCGCGGATCAGGGCGCTCACCAGGAAAGGATCCAAATCATGGTCGCGGCTGTGGCGTGCGATGATTTCGGTGAATTCAAGCGGGCATAAGATGTGACGCAGGAATCGGGGCAGACGCATGGCGTGGTAATCCGGAAACCCCTTGCGATAAGCCACGAATGCGTGGTAGTGCCGGTTCAGGCGTATTTCAAGCAATGAGATGGTCAGGGTCAGGAGGGCGGCGTCCGCTGAATGGGGCGGCACGGATGCCCTTGCCCATTCGAGATAGTTTCGGGCCGGCTTTACCAGCCCTGATTCCATCAGCGCCAGGCTGCGTTGCAGGTGGCGTTCGGTTTCCGGAGCGATTGCTGAATCCAGCCGCGCGGCAAATGTTTGCAGTCCCCTTTGCAGGCCCGGTATGTGGTCCTTTTCCGTGCGCACGAAATAGTAGGTAAAAGGCGCGCTGATCAGCGGGAACTCTTTCTCCCCTCCCAGGTGCCGGTACCAGAAAGTCGAGGCGACGCGGTAGCCCGGTTCAGGCGCGTGGGTTCCCCTTTGAAAAAGGCGGCGTGCTTCTTTTATGCGGTACTGCTTGATTCTGATCCAGGCGTTGACCCACAAGGCTTTCCAATGGCGTGTATCTTTCTTTGCGGTAACTTGAACCAGCTTTGTGTAGGCGCGGGAGGCGTGGTCCAACTGGTTGTCCACGAGAAAAAGTCCGGCCACATCTTCCAGCAAATCCGCGTGGGTTCGGGGCTCAGCCGCCAGTGCCCCGATCCGTTGCCAGATATCAGCGGTCCGCCCGGCGCGGATGTCCATTTTAATGCACAAAGCTTTTTTGCGCGCACTGAAACGGGGATGATTCACGCGGTCCAAGTGCCGGCGACATTGGTTGAAGTGACGGCGACGGTATTGATATGCGGCATGATAATACTGGGTGATGTTGTTGTCCGTGCAGTTGCGGGCTTCCTGGATGATCTGGGACCACCGCCCCAGTCCGGCGAGGTGCTGAAAGCGTGCTTCCCAGTCTCTTGTCGTGACGGCTGTTTTTAGTTCACGCTGCAGTTTTATGGGCAGTCCTTCCAGAATCCTTCCCAGCGAAGTCCGGGGAAACAGTTCGTGCAAAAGCGGAGATGCGGCATCAGCTCCTTCAGTGCGCGCAAGTGCTTTGAGAACACGGATACGCAGGGCTGGGGAACGCGGCGGGTGAATTTGGTTTCGTTCCGCCATTTTGGCGTATTGCCGGGAATGATCCAGCCAGCGATAGATGAGTTCGTTTTTTTCTTGCCACAGAAAAGGATTTCGGCTGGATATTGTTCGCAGGAACCGGGGCATTTGGGCGGGAATCTCGCGATTTTGCAGTTTTCGGGCTTGTTCCAGTCGCATGATGGCCTGCAGGAACGGCTTTTCCGGGCGGGTGGCGGGCAGGCTTACCAGTTTTTGTTGCCAATCCGGTTCGCCGGTATCGGCATCAAGGCGTGATATCTGCCGCTTGACGGCGCGCAGGATTTGATAGTTGCTAATCAGGTGGGGATTGAGCTTTTCGGCTGCAATCGGAGCCGGGGCGGGAACAAAGCGATATACCCCCCATGCCGCGACCATGGAGACCACGAGCAGCAACTCCAGGTGCAGCAGGGAGCGCAAAAACCGGAACCTAAATCGCCTCAAATGGGTATTCCTTTAATACGCCCCGGTTCCCCTTGGCCAGGATCTTGATCAGCTGGGTTTCAAAAATTTCCATTTCGTCATGTTTGCGTATGAACTCTTCGCGGGCCTGGTCGATGGTGTCGCGCAGGGCGGCGTATAGATCCCCACTTTCAATTCCGTCTTCCACCGCTTTCTGATTGTACAGGATAATGTCATTGAGAATCACCCTGGCTTTGCGCTCAGGATCGTGACTCAGCAGGGAGGGGCCTTTGGTCTTTTTGGTGGCGGGGACGAAGTCGGCGGCGGTGTCGGGTTCGGGCTGGGGTTCAGAGTCGCCGATAAACTCCTGGGTTTTGACCCGGGCCAGGATCTTTTGACGCAGGGGCAAAAGATCCAGGCTCATTTCTCCGGTCTTGGCAAAGATCTCGATCTCTTTGCGGCCGATCTTCGCGTCTCCTTCAAAGGCATCCACGTAAATGACAGCCTGGGGCTTTCCTTTGACAAAGAAAGGCAACACCACAATTTCTTTGGGAGCGGCTCCCCCAAATCGGCTGAAGATCAGGTGGTCATCTCCACGGGGTGCCGGCGCGCCGGAATAGGCCTTGCGGTTTTCCAGCACGTGCCGGAAAACCGTGTCCGCTGAAAGGGAAAAAAAGACGGTTTTTATCTCTTTGTCGCTTACGTTGCTGTCGTGATCGTCGAATCCCTTTCCCCGCCATCCCACCAACTTGTCATCCCGAAGTAGAAAGAGGGCGGAACGGCTGGAAAACAGGTTGATGGCGTTGAGCAGATTGGATATCAACTTTAACTGGTTTTCAGAGGCCGCAATGGCCATCACTTGCTCATGGATCAACTTGACCACGTTGTCGGCGTTTGTAACCGGGGGGACCAAATCCCGGGGAACCTGAAAAGCGTCAAATCCATGGATCTTCTTGATGCTTTCCAATTGCTGCATGATGCTTTCCTGGATCTCGTGAACCTGGGCCACGACAAGCCCCTTTTTCTCATTGAGAATGGTTTCAATCAGTCGCTTGATTTTGTCTGCGGACATGGATGGCCTCCTTTGCGTTTCCGGCGCGATATGGCCAGTTTGGTTCATTTTTCGTTTACCATTATATCCCGGATTCAATCCGGCTTGCCAGGATTTCCGGCAGGCCGACGCCGCGAATCTTTTTCTGAGTCTTTCGATAATCATAAGAGAAGCGTATGAACTGGACCTCGCGCTTATTCGCATCAAAAAGCACAAAGCTGGGCATGGGATTTTTGTCTCTGGGTTGTCCGATAGATCCCGGGTTGATGAGGTAGCGAGTGTTGGGGTCCAATCGAATGCGGCATTTTTCACTCAGGGGCACGGATTGGATTTTTTCATTGCGCATCAGGTACATAACGGGAAAATGCGTGTGCCCGAAAAAGCCGATGGCTGTCTCCATGAACTTAAAGGATTCCGCGGCCTCAAAATTAGAGAATACATAATAATCTTCGTCAAACGTGGATCCATGACAGAGGGTGATAAATCGCTCAACCATTACCGGCCCCTTGGGCAAGTGTTTCAGATAAGCTTGGTTATCCGTATTCACCTGGATTTTGCTCCATTCGGCGGAGAATGCGGCAACGGGGTTAAAAAGGGAGGATGACTCCAGGTCAGCCACGACCTTGTCATGGTTTCCGCGAACCTGGCTGGATACATCGAGCTTGCGAAAGCGACTGATCACCTCATTGGGGTTGGGGCCATATCCCACCAGGTCTCCGAGAAACAGGAAACGGGATGCCTTGCGGGCCGCGGGGTGTTCCAACATGGCCTCGAATGCTTCCAGATTGCTGTGGATATCGCTGAAAATAAGGTATTTCACCGTTTTCCCCGCGGGGTGGTCTTCATTTACCCCCCCCCGTTCTTTATGGGTGGCTTTTTGCCGTCCCGGTGCGTCTCGTAGAGTTCACGGGCATTATAGGAGCTTCTTACCAATGGTCCCGAGGCCACAGCGGAAAACCCCATTTTCAATGCTTCGGATTCCAGTTCCCCGAACTCTTCGGGGGCATAGTAACGTTCGACTGGAACGGATGACGTGGTGGGTTGGCAGTATTGGCCGATGGTCAGCAGGGATACCCCCCGGTTAAACAACTCGCAAAACAAATGCCTTAACTCAGTCCGGGTTTCACCCAGGCCGACCATGATTCCTGATTTCGTGATCGCCCCTCGGTTCGTTGCCCGTTGCAACAGCATCAGGGAACGTTCGTATTGCTCCAATGGCCTGCCCACCCGCCGGTATTGTGAACGGACGGTCTCAATGTTGTGATTGAGCACATGGGGTTGGCTGTCCAAAACGCGATTCAGCGCCGCTTCGTCTCCGCTGAAATCGGGAATGAGCACTTCCACCAGGAGGTCGGGGATTTCTCTCTTCAGGGTGGAAATGAC is part of the Candidatus Aminicenantes bacterium genome and encodes:
- the lipA gene encoding lipoyl synthase; this translates as MKIIGDSARETHRRQNKPRWLKASIPGGREFTRIQRALDQRGLHTICRSARCPNIGECWNHGHATFLIMGEHCTRDCHFCAVPHGSPRPLDPDEPAKLVETARVMNLRYAVITSVTRDDLSDGGSSHFVRVISTLKREIPDLLVEVLIPDFSGDEAALNRVLDSQPHVLNHNIETVRSQYRRVGRPLEQYERSLMLLQRATNRGAITKSGIMVGLGETRTELRHLFCELFNRGVSLLTIGQYCQPTTSSVPVERYYAPEEFGELESEALKMGFSAVASGPLVRSSYNARELYETHRDGKKPPIKNGGG
- a CDS encoding metallophosphoesterase; translated protein: MKYLIFSDIHSNLEAFEAMLEHPAARKASRFLFLGDLVGYGPNPNEVISRFRKLDVSSQVRGNHDKVVADLESSSLFNPVAAFSAEWSKIQVNTDNQAYLKHLPKGPVMVERFITLCHGSTFDEDYYVFSNFEAAESFKFMETAIGFFGHTHFPVMYLMRNEKIQSVPLSEKCRIRLDPNTRYLINPGSIGQPRDKNPMPSFVLFDANKREVQFIRFSYDYRKTQKKIRGVGLPEILASRIESGI
- a CDS encoding lytic transglycosylase domain-containing protein; translation: MRRFRFRFLRSLLHLELLLVVSMVAAWGVYRFVPAPAPIAAEKLNPHLISNYQILRAVKRQISRLDADTGEPDWQQKLVSLPATRPEKPFLQAIMRLEQARKLQNREIPAQMPRFLRTISSRNPFLWQEKNELIYRWLDHSRQYAKMAERNQIHPPRSPALRIRVLKALARTEGADAASPLLHELFPRTSLGRILEGLPIKLQRELKTAVTTRDWEARFQHLAGLGRWSQIIQEARNCTDNNITQYYHAAYQYRRRHFNQCRRHLDRVNHPRFSARKKALCIKMDIRAGRTADIWQRIGALAAEPRTHADLLEDVAGLFLVDNQLDHASRAYTKLVQVTAKKDTRHWKALWVNAWIRIKQYRIKEARRLFQRGTHAPEPGYRVASTFWYRHLGGEKEFPLISAPFTYYFVRTEKDHIPGLQRGLQTFAARLDSAIAPETERHLQRSLALMESGLVKPARNYLEWARASVPPHSADAALLTLTISLLEIRLNRHYHAFVAYRKGFPDYHAMRLPRFLRHILCPLEFTEIIARHSRDHDLDPFLVSALIREESMFRPDSRSQSNAFGLMQMLPSTYAHISGKRLTSRLRRELVQPAINIRWGTRYLRQLLDKYDNRIYLALAAYNAGDHRADRWLRQFGDVSEEQFIEMIPFSETRNYVKNILRNRFFYAFYHADAFGERDFPAP
- a CDS encoding M3 family peptidase, whose amino-acid sequence is MPGCSSSEEKPQETENPFFTDHGTPFETPAFDRIKVDHYVPAVEKAIKLDQAEVDAIIQNTEAPTFINTMQALDRTGESLERVASVFYSLMSADTSPELQAAAKEIAPKLSAHSDNISLNEKLFARVKALHDQGDELGLDAEQAYMLEHTHKDFVRSGALLNDEQKTRMREINQRLSLLGLQFNENLLKETNSSHIVIEDEADLAGLPESVVTMGKEAAEEYEMPGKWVYTTQRASMYPFLQYSKNRPLREKLYRAYFMRGDRDNDHDNKAVLKEIMQLRIERTGMLGYETPAHFYLENRMAGTPQRVDEFLMQLWKPALKRAKAEAAEMQAIIDREGGDFKLQSWDWWYYAEKLRREKFELDDAELRPYFELENVKKGIFHLCNQLYGLTFEPRTDIQVYNKEVQVYEVKEADGSHLGIVYFDFHPRASKRGGAWSGGFRDGWTRDGKKISPLSTVTGNFTRPAGETPSLLSIDEVTTFFHEFGHALNTLFSDGRYQTRHIPRDAVELPSQIMENWALEPELLAVYARHYKTGEVIPDELVEKIRKSSLFNQGFETVEYLAAAILDQKWHGLTSVEDIEVNAFEKKVLDEIGLIPEIQPRYRSTYFSHIISGYSAGYYSYIWSGVLDADAFAAFKETSLFNQELAQKFRLYMLEKLGREDAMELYKRFRGREPKTEYLLERRGLL